A segment of the Streptomyces sp. Tu 2975 genome:
CGCTCGGCTGATCAGCCGGGTGGCCAGCAGCGAATGACCGCCCAGGTCGAAGAAGTTGCTGTCGGTCCCGACGCTGCCCTCGGGGACGCCGAGCACTTCGGCGAAGAGCGCGCAGAGGGTCCGTTCCTGCGGCGACCGGGGCGGACGGACGGAGCCCGGCCCGGTGACGTCGGGGGCGGGGAGGGCCTTGACGTCGAGTTTCCCGTTGACGGTCAGCGGCAGCGTGTCCACCGCCACCAGCGCCGCCGGGACCATGTAGTCGGGCAGGACGGCCCGCAGGTGGTCGCGCAGGCTCTGCACCAGTTCCGGCCCCTGCTCGGCGCCGTCCTCAGGCACGACATAGCCGGCGAGACGCTTGCCGCCGGCGCTGTCGGTCACGACGACGACGGCGGCGTGGGCGACGTGCGGGTGGGCGGCGAGGGCCGCGGAGACCTCGCCCAGTTCGATCCGGTGGCCCCGGATCTTGACCTGGTCGTCGGTACGGCCGAGGAAGTCGAGGAGCCCGTCCGGTCGTTGCCTGACGAGGTCGCCCGTGCGGTACATCCTCTCCCCCGGGTCGCCGAACGGATCGGCGACGAACCGTTCCGCCGTCAGGCCGGGCCGGTCGTGGTAGCCCCGGGCGAGGCCGGTGCCGGCGATGTACAGCTCACCGGGGCAGCCGGGCGGGACAGGGCGCAGCATCGCGTCGAGCACGTGGGCGCGGGTGTTGCGGATGGGGACGCCGACCGTCGGTGTCGGGCTGTCGGAGGTGGATCCGCCGAGCGTGTTGATCGTGTACTCGGTGGGCCCGTAGAGGTTGTAGCCGTAGGTGTCCTCGGTGCGGCGCAGCCGGGTCCACACGGTGTCGGACACGGCCTCTCCGCCGAGCAGGACGAGTGCGGGCCGGTGCCTGCCGCCGTGCTCGCCAGATGTCTGGGCCGGGGTGCCGCCGGCGGCCTCGTCCGGCATGTCCTGCGCGGTCTCGTCCCGGTCGAGCAGGCCCTCCTCGATCAGCAGTTGCGCGTACGTGGGGGTCACGTTGACCACGTCGATCCGATGCCGGTCGCAGTAGGCCACCAGGGCTTCCGCGTCGCGGCGCAGGTCCTCGTCGCAGACATGGACCTCGTGCCCCTCGACGAGCCAGAGCAACTCCTCCCATGACATGTCGAAGGCGAAGGAGACGGTGTGCGCGATGCGCAGGCGTCGTCCGCCGGCGGAGGCGATCGCCGGGTCGAAGATCTCCTTCTGGTGGTTGAGCTGCATGTTCGTCAGCCCTCGGTACGGCGTGACGACCCCCTTGGGCCGGCCCGTCGAACCGGAGGTGTGGATGACGTACGCGGGGTGCTCCAGCCGGCCGGGCACACCGTGCGCGAACGCGGGCCGTTCGGCGTCGGTGACCGAGCCGTGCGGGAGGTCCGCGAGCTGGGCGGTGACGGCCGGGTCGTCCAGCAGGAGTTCCGGGGCGACCGGGCCGGAGGGCCCCCGCAGAGTGGGCGCGACCGCCGTGGTGGACAGCAGGCACAGCGGCCCGGTGTCCTCGACCATGAGGCGCAGCCGGTCGGCCGGGTGGTCGAGGTCGAGCGGCAGATAGGCGGCGCCGGTGCGGAGCACAGCGAACAGGGCGACGACCATCTCGATCGAACGGGGCAGCGCGAGCGCGACGACCTTCTCCGGCCCCGCGCCACGGGCGATCAGCAGCCGGGCGATCCGGTTGATCTGTGCGTCCAGCTCCAGGTAGGTGAGGGCGCGGTCACCGAAGACCAGCGCCACCGCGTCGGGGGTGCGGGCGACCTGCGCCGCGAGCATGTCGGCGACGGTCTCGTCCGGCACCGGCTCGAAACCGGCCTTCCACTCGGCGAGCAGGGCGGCCCGCTCGTCGGGGAGGAGCAGGTCGAGGGTGCCGACACGCGCCGACATGTCGCCGACGAGCCGCTCCACCAGGGTGCCGAAGCGATTCAGCGCGGCCGCGGCCTGTTCGTCGTCGACCAGGTCGGGACGGTACTCCAGCTTCACGCGCAGGGCCCGGGCGGGGTCGACGACGAGGGTCATGGGGTAGTGGGTGGCGTCCACGCTCTCCACGGCGGTGATGCCGTGCCGTTCCCTGAGCTGCCGGAACGCGTTCTCGTCGGCGAAGTTCTGCAGTACGTACAGGGTGTCGAAGAGGACGCCCCGGCCGCCTTCCCGCTGGAGCTCGGACAGGCCCAGGTACTCGTGGTCCATCACCGCGGCACGCTCGGACTGCACACGGCGCAGCAGGTCGGCCACCGACTCTTCGGGGTCGAGCCTGATCCGCACGGGCACGGTGTTGAGGAACATGCCGATCGTCGACTCCACGCCGGGCACGTCCGCGGGCCGTCCCGCGACGGTGGTGCCGAAGACCACGTCGTGGCGGCCCACGGTCGCGGACAGCACGAGTGCCCACGCGGTGGACAGCACCGCGTTGATCGTCAGTCCGTGCTCACGGGCGGCCGTCCGCAGACGGTCGCTGAGCCCGGGCGGCAGATCGAGGGTGCGCCGCCGCGGGATCACCGGCCGTTCTCCCCGGTCCCGCGCGACATGGGTCGGTTCCTCGAGTCCGGCCAGGGCGCGCCGCCAGGTGTCGCGGGCCGCGTCGACGTCCCGCTCGGCGAGCCGGGCCAGGTGATCGCGGTAGCTGCCGGGTGCCGGCAGTGCGGTGTCGTCGCCGGCCGTCTCGTAGAGGGAGAGGAGTTCGTCGAGGAAGAGCGACTGCGACCAGCCGTCCCAGGCCACCAGGTGGTGGCTGAGCATCAGGCGGTCGGTGGTGCCGGTGAGCCGGATCAGCTCGAGCCGGAACAGCGGTGGCGCCGCCAGGTCGAACCGCCGCAGCCGGCCGGCGTCGGCGATCTCGGTGAGCCGCGCCTGCCGCTCGCGCTCGTCCAGACCGCTCAGGTCCACCTCCGTGACCGGTACCGGCAGTTCGGCCGCGGGGCAGACGAACTGCACCGGTCCGGGCAGCCCGTCGCTGGTGATACCCGCGCACAGGCTCGGATGCCTGCGCAGCAGCGTCGCGCACGCCGCGCGCAGCAGGTCGATGTCGAGGCGGTGGTCGAAGTCGAAGGTGTCCTGCGCGGTGTAGACGTCCACCGCGGAGGAGTCGTAGCTGGCGTGGAAGTAGATCCCTTCCTGAAGGGGTGACAGCGGCCAGATGTCGGCGACGGGGAACGGGCTGACGTTCTCGACCCGTTCGGTCTCCGCCCGGGTCAGCCGGACCAGCGGCGCGTCGGCGGGTACGAGCGACCGGCCGGTGTTCTCCGAGGTCCTGGCGATGAGTTCGCGCAGCGCCTCGGCCCACGCGCGGCCGAGTGCCCGCACGTCCTGCTCGGTGAGCGCGTCGCCGTCGGGCCAGGTCCAGGTGGCGCGCAGCTCGGGGCCGCGGGGCGTGTCCGCGCAGACGGCGTTGACCTGGAGCGGGTAGGGCATGGCGAGGCCCGGATCCGGTTCCACCGACAGTGCGTCGCTCTCGACGGCGGGCGCCCAGTCGCGGGCCTGCTCGGCGGGCATCCGGCCGAAGTAGTTGAACAGCACCTGTGCCTGGGACAGTCGGGCGAAGGCGGGCGCGAGCTGCGGGTTGAGGTGACGCAGCATGCCGTAACCCGCGCCGGAGTCCGGTGCCGACCGCACGAACTCCTTGACCTGCTCCAGCGTGCCGAGGGCGTCGCCCGCGGCGGCCAGCCGTACGGGGTGCAGACCGGTGAACCAGCCGACGGTGCGCGACAGGTCCAGATCCGAGGCGTCGCGTCCATGGCGTTCGAGATCCACCAGCAGGTCGCCGTCCCCGTCACCGCGCCGGCGGGACACGGCGATACGCAGGGCGGCGAGCAGTACCTCGGTGACGTCCGCGCCGGATGCGGCGGGCACCGTCGTGAGCAGCGCGCGGGTCTCCTCGGTGGTCAGGGACTCGACGTGTTCGCTCGCGGATCCGGCGGTGCCGGTCCGGCCGGCGCCGGGGACCAGCTCGGCGCCGGGAGCCAGAACCTTCGCCCAGTAAGGGAGTTCGGCCTGCCGCCGGGGTGAGGTGGCCTGCTCGGCGATGTTCCGGGCGAAGCTGCGCAGCGAGGTGGGGACCGGTTCCAGAACGGGCCGCTCCCCCTTCGAGACGGCCTCCCACGCGGCGGCGAGGTCGTCCAGGAGCACCCGCCAGGACACGCCGTCGACGGCCAGGTGGTGGACGACGAGCAGCAGCCGGCCCGGCCGGTCGCCGCCCGTGTCGAACCGGACGGCCTGGAGCATGACACCGGCGTCGGGGTCGAGACGGGACGCCGCGCTGTCGGACTCGGCGGCGATCACCGTGCGGAGTCCGGCGTCGTCCAGGGCCTGCACGTCGACACTCCTCAGCAGCGCGGCGGCGTCGACCGCGCCCACGTCGAGCGTCCGCGCCGACCAGAGCGCGGGGATCGCCGGGCCGAGGTCCATGCGGGAGAGCGTGAGCCGCAGTGCGTCATGGTGGTCGAGGACGGCCTGCAGAACCCGTGTCAGGGTGCCCGTGTCGGCGTCGGCGGGTGTTTGGAGCAGCATCGAGAGGTTGAAGCGGCCGATCGGACCGCCGTCCTCGCGGAGCTGGTGGACGATCGGCAGCAGCGGGACGTCGCCGACGCCGTCTGCGACGGTCGTCGGGGAGCCGGTGGTGCTCGTGTCGGCGGCCGCGTCCCCGGTGGCGCCGTCGAGCCGCGCCGCCAGCGCGGCAGGCGTGCGGTGCTCGAAGACGTCCTTGGGGCTGACCGCCAGTCCGGCCCTGCGGGCACGGCCGGACACCGACATGGACAGGATGCTGTCCCCGCCGAGCACGAAGAAGTCCTCGTCCGCGTCGACCTCGTCGAGGCCGAGCACGGCGGCGAAGATCGCGCAGAGCTGCCGCTCCCGTCCTTCCCGGACCGCCGGCCCCTTGTGCCGCCGGATCCCGGGGACCGGCAGGGCCGCGTGGTCGACCTTTCCGCCCGGGGTGAGTGGCAGTGCGTCGAGCTCCACGAAACGGCTGGGCACCATAGGCGCCGGGAGGGAAGCGCCGAGCGTGCCGCGGACGGCCTCGATGTCGAGGGTCGCCCCGGTGGCGGCGGTCACGTAGGCCACCAGGTGCGTCACGCCCCGGTCGTCGTCCCGGGCCACGACGACCGCGTCGCCTACTGCCGGCACCTCACGCAACCGTGCTTCGATCTCGCCGAGTTCCACGCGGTTTCCCCTGATCTTGACCTGGTGGTCGGTGCGCCCCAGATAGGTGAGCACGCCGTCTCCACGGAACTGGACCATGTCTCCCGTGCGGTACATCCGCCCGCCCTGTCCGCCGTCGGACAGGGACCCGGCCGGGCCGCGGAACGGATCCGCGACGAAACGCTCCGCGGTCAGCGCGGCACGTCCGTGGTAGCCGCGGGCCAGCTGAGCGCCCGCGATGTAGAGCTCCCCGGGCTCGCCCTCGGCCACGGGGCGGAGACACCGGTCGAGTACGTAGAGCCTGGTGTTCCACACCGGCCGCCCGACGGGCACGGTGCCCTCCGCGTCCGGCTCGGCGCCCGCCTCCCAGCTGGTGACCTGGATGACGGCCTCGGTGGGCCCGTAGACGTTGAACAGGGGCACACCGGTGCGCTCCAGCCAGCGCCCGGCAAGCGGAGCCGGCAGCGCCTCCCCGCCGCTGAAAGCCCTGCGCAGGCCGGTCCACCACGGCTTCCCCGGGGCGTCCTCGGCCAGCAGCGCCGAGTACAGCGACGGCACGAGGTCGAGGTTGGTGACCTGCTCGCGGCGGACGAGCTCCGTGAGGTACGCCGGGTCGCGGTGCCCGTCCGCCCTGGCGATCACCACCGTGCCGCCGGTCAGCAGCGGAACGAAGATCTCCTGCACCGAGGGGTCGAAGCCGGTCGAGTACTGGTGCAGCACGCGCTCGCCCGGCCCGAATCCGAACCGCTCGGCCACCCAGGACAGTTGGGCGACAACTGCGCGGTGTGTCACCACCACGCCCTTGGGCCGGCCGGTCGACCCCGAGGTGTACATCAGGTACGCGGCACTGTCCGGACGGACGTCGGCGGCGACGGCGTGCTCGCCATCGGCCGCACCGTGGTGGCCGAGGAACACCGGGGCGATACCGTGCTGCTCCGGCAGCCGTGCCCATGACTCCTCGGTGACGACGACCGCTCGGGCCCCCGAGTCGGCGAGCATGTACCGGACGCGCTCGGCCGGGTGGTCCACATCGACCGGCAGGTAGGCCGCACCCGCCTTGAGGACGCCGAGGAGGGCGACCAGCGCCCCTGCCGAGCGGGGCACGGCCACGGCCACGACAGTCTCGGGCCCCATGCCTCGCGCGACGAGCCTGCCTGCCAACTCGGTTGCCTGCCCGTCCAGTTGGGCGTAGGTGGTCCGCCCGTCGTCATGGACCAGGGCGGTCGCGTCCGGGGTACGGCGCACCTGTTCGGCGAACGCTCCGTGCAGCGTGCCGGCGGGCGTCGCGTGGTCCTCTCCGGCGAGGCGGTCGAGCGTCTCGCGCCGCTCGTCGGCCGTCTGCGCGGGGAGCCGGCCGACCGGCAGCCCGGGGTCGGTGACGACCTGGTCGAGCAGCGCCCGCAGACGGGCGGCGAACCGTCCGGCAGCCGTGGTGCCGAGCCTGGCGGGGTCGTGTTCGAGACGCAGTCGGAGCCGCTCGCCGGGATGCACGGTGAGCGCCAGCGGGTAGTGCACCGAGTCGCGGATGCGCGAGCCGACGACGCGGACGAGCCCTGACGGATCGGCCGGCTCGCCGGCGTCCGGCAGGTTCTCCACGACGACGAGCGCGTCGAACAGTTCGCCCAGGCCGACGGCCCGCTGGATGTCGGCGAGTCCGAGGTGCTGATGGTCCAGCAGTTCTGCCTGTTCTTCCTGGAATCGCGTGAGGACCTGCGCGAGCGGCTGCTCGGGGCGCCACCGCAGGCGGGCGGGCACAGTGTTGATCAGCAGGCCGACCAGGGACTCGATCCCCTCGACAGGGGCCTGCCTGCCCGAGACGGTCGTTCCGATGACGAGGTCGTGGGTGCCGGCGACATCGCCGAGCACCAGGCCGAACCCGCCCTGCACGATGCTGCCGAGTGTCAGCCCGAGCTGCCGGGCGCGGGCGGTGAGTGCCGCCGTGTCCTGCGGGGACAGCTCGACGGTGACGGTGCCGGTCCGGCCCGTGGCGCCTCCACCCCGCGGACGGGCAGGCGGGCCGGTGCGTCGAGTCCCGCCATCGCCTCGCGCCAGGCGCCGCGTGCCTGTTCACGGTCGCGGCGGGCGAGCCATCCGGCGTACGCGCGGTAGGTCCCGCTCGGCTCGCGGGGTGGCGCGGTGTCGGCGCCGGGACGGTATCCGTCCAGCAGTTCCCGTGTGACGAGCGGGAGCGACCATCCGTCCACGACGATGTGATGCATGGTCAGGACCAGCAGCGAACGCCGCTGACCGAGGCGGACCAGAGCCGCCCGCAGCAGCGGCGGGGTGCCGAGGTCGAACCGCTCTGCCCGCTCCGCGGCCGCGATGTCGTCGACGGCCGGGGGCTGCTGTTCCGCGTCGAGGCTCGACAGGTCGGCGAAGCGCCACGGCAGTTCGACGTGTGCGCCGATCAGCTGCACGATCCGTCCGTCCCGGCACTGGCGGAAGGCCGCGCGCAGCAGCGGATGACGGTCGAGCAGCCGCTGTGCGGCCGCCCGCAGGGCGTCCGCCTCGACGTCACCGGCGAGTTCGAGGGTGTCCTGGACGGAGTATCCGTCCGCCCCGCTCCCGTCGACGGCGGCGTGGAAGAAGAAGCCCTCCTGAAGCGGCGTGGCGGGCACGACGTCGAACAGGTCCGGAACGGCGGCGGTGAACTCGGCCCGCTCCTCCTCGGTCAGCCGGACCAGCGAGAACGGGGCGGGCACCGCGCCCGCCACGCCCGGAGTCCCGCCGTCGTCCGCGGTGCGCGCCGCGGCGCTTGCGAGCGCCGCCACCGTACGGTGGCGGAACACGTCCCTGGGGCTGATCGCGAAGCCCGCCGAGCGGGCGCGGCCAACCAGTTGGATCGCGACGATGCTGTCACCGCCGAGTTCGAAGAAGCTGTCGTGGACGCCGACCGATGGCAGGCGAAGGACCTCGGCGAACAGTGCGGCGAGGACCGTCTCCGCCGGTGTGGTGGGCGCGGCGTCGCCGGTCATCGCGGTCCACCGCGGCTCCGGCAGCGCGCGGGTGTCGAGCTTCCCGTTGGGCGTCAGGGGCAGCGGGCCGTCGAGGAGGACGACGGCCGAGGGCACCATGTACTCCGGCAGCGCCTGGGACACCTGCGTCCGCGCCGCCCCCACGTGCGCCTCGGTGTCCGTACCGCCGTCGCCGGCCAGGTAGGCGACGAGGCGCTTCACCCCCCGGTGGTCGTCCCGTACGAGGACCGCTGCCTGGGCGATGCCGGGGCAGGCCATGAACGCGCTCTCGATCTCCCCCGGTTCGATGCGGTGGCCGCGGATCTTGAGCTGGCCGTCCGAGCGGCCCAGGAAGTCGAGGTTGCCGTCGGCCCGCCACCGGACGCGGTCGCCGGTGCGGTACATGCGCTCGCCGGGCGCGCCGTACGGGTCGGCGACGAACCGCTCCGCGGTCAGCGCCGCCCTGCCGAGGTAGCCGCGGGCCAGGCCGCGCCCGCCGACGTACAGCTCACCCTCGACGCCCACGGGAACGGGGCGCAGTGCCGAGTCGAGCACATAGGCACGGGTGTTGGGGTCGGGGCGGCCGATGGGCGCAGGCCCCTGGAGGCCGGGCTCCGCGATCCACAGCGTGGAGTTGACGGTCGCCTCGGTCAGGCCGTAGGCGACGACGACCCGTAGCCGCCCGGACCAGCGGGCGATCAGCTCGCCGGGCACCGCCTCGGTGCCGACCACGAGCACCGCCCCTTCGGGCAGTTCGCACTCCGGCGGCAGCGCGGAGACGAGCGACGGCGGGAGGATCATGTGGGTGGCGCGGTGCTCGCGGATGTAGTCCGTCAGGGCAGGACCGGCGACCCTGCGTTCGGCGGGGACGACGATGATCCGGCCGCCGACGCACAGCGACATGATCAGGTCCCAGACCGTCACGTCGAAGCCGACCGACGCGAACTGCACGACGCTGCTGTCCGGGCCGATGCCGATCCTGTCCGTGGCGGTGGCGATCAGGCTGCCGACGCCGTCGTGCGGAACGACCACGCCTTTGGGGCGGCCTGTCGATCCCGACGTGTAGATGACGTACGCGGCCTGGTCCAGCGCGATCGGCAGGCCCAGGGGGGAGTCGTCCAGGGCGGCCGCAGCCGCGACCACGGAGGGGTCGTCGAGCAGTATCCGGGCGACGCCCGGCACGGCCGGCAGGTCACCGGCCGATGCCCGCGTGGTGACGACCGTCCGCGCGCCGGCGTCGGACAGCATGTAGGCGATCCGGTCCCGTGGGTGGTCGGCGTCCAGGGGCAGGTACGCCGCTCCGGTCTTCATCACCGCGAGCAGGGAGACGACCAGTTCGGGTGAGCGCGGGACGGCCACGGCGACGATGTCCTCGTGGCCCACGCCCCGTGCGAGGAGCAGTCGGGCCAGCCGGTTGGCGGCGGCGTCGAGTTCAGCGTAGGACAACTGCCGGTCCTCGCACACGAGGGCGACGGCGTCCGGGGAGCGGCGGACCTGCTGCTCGAACGCGGCGGGCCAGGTCAGTTCGGGAACGTCGCGCGGGTCGACGGCGAACTCGCCGAGCAGCCGGGCCCGTTCCGCTCCGGAGGTCAGTTCGATGCGGCCGACGGGGAGGTCCATGTCCGCGGCCATGGCGTGGAGGACCAGGCGGAAGCGTCGCTCGTGGTCGCCCAGCGTCCGCTCGTCGCACACGGCCGCGTCGGCGTCGAGGTGGATACGCAGGCCCGTGCCGTGCACCGGCAGGCTGACGGTGACGGCCAGGTCGCTGACCGGGCCGAGCCACTCGGGGCGCAGGTCGGCGTCGAGATCCCCGAAGCGCAGACCGTGCACGCTCGGCAGGATGTTGACCGTGGGGCCGACGAGTTCCGCCACTCCGTCGACCAGGCCCAGGTCCCTGGCCAGGTCCTCCGCACGGTAGCGCCCGTGCTCGACCGCCTCCGCGATCCGGCGCCCGACCGTGTCGGCGAGTTCGGCCACCGTCGTGTCCCCGTGGACGGGGATGCGGAGGGGGAGGACGTTCGACACCATGCCGGGGACCTGGCCGGAGGCGTCCCCCTGCCGGGTGGTGACGGGCAGGCCGAGGATGAGGTCCTGTTCTCCGCTGACCCGGTGCAGGTAGGCGGCCACGGCTGCCACCAGCAGGCGTGACAGGCGGACGCCCGCGGCGGAGGCGGCGGCACGCAGCCTGCCGGTCGTGGTCGTCGACAGTTCGACGGTGCGGCGGACCCGCCGTGTCATGGGCGCCGGCGCACGCTCCACGAGGCGCACGGGCTCGGGCCGGCCGTCCGACCGGTCCAGCCAGTAGGCCCGGTCGGCCCGGTACCGCGCCGATCCGCGATAGGCCCGTTCGCCGTCCAGCAGCCGGGAGAGTTCCCGGCCGGTGCCGCCGGCGGACCCATCGGCGTCCTTGGCGGTGTAGATCTCGCCGGCCCGGCGGGAGATGAGCACGATGCTCACGCCGTCGACGACGATGTGGTGGTAGCGCTGGTGCCACACCACACGGTCGTCGGCAAGCCGCAGCAGGGCGTGGCCGAACAGCGGCCCGTTCACCAGGTCGGCCGGGCGGTCCCGGTCGGCCTCCGCCCAGGCGGCAGCGGCGCCTTCGGGGTCGGGTCCGCCGCGCAGGTCGACCACGGGAACGTCGAAGGGGCGGCGCGCGAGCGTCTGACGCGGCCCGCCCTCCGCCGAACCGATGCGCACATGCAGGCACTCGGCCTCCTCGAGCGCCTGCCGCACGGCGGCGCTCAGAAGGTCGAGGTCGACGTCACCGCGCAAATCCAGGGCGAAGGAGACGTTGTAGGCCGGGCTGTCGGGGTCGAGCTGCTGGGCCAGCCAGATCCCGGACTGCCCACCGGTGACAGGTGCTCCTGCGGCGGAAGTCGGGTCCCACTCGGCGTCGGACATCGTGCGCATGGCCCTTTCCCTCATGGTGCGTCGATGGCGAGTCGTTGCGTGAGCGCGCGCCGCGCCCGCCCGGCGGAGGACGACCGCCGGACGGGCGGCAGGCGGGGTGGCCGCGTCGCGGGGAGGAGGCGGAGGCGTTCCTACTTGATCGCCTCGAGCATCGGTACGACCTGGTCGATGGCGTACGGGATCGACAGCACCGTGTTGAAGGAGAGCGCGGCGCCGATGTCCGGGCTGTCGTACGGCAGGAACAGGTCCCGCTTCTCCTGGTGGACCTTGGTCTTCTTGTAGAGCGGATCGGCCTTCATGGCCTTCTCCGTGTCGGGGGTGCCGAGCCACACCGTCCGGTCGGCCTCCATGACGTCGAGGCGCTCGGAGCTGAGGTCCGCGATGTTCTCCTTGCCGAGTGCGGTGCGGTACTTCTCCGAGGTGGTGAAGCCCATCTCGCTGAGGAAGATGACCTTGGGGTCCTTGGGCGAGAAGGCGGAGAACTTGCCCGGCTCGTAGGGCTCGCCGACGGTGACCGTCAGGCCCTTCCACTCGGAGTGCTCGTCACGGACGGCCTTGAAGCGCTCGTCGATGCCGGCGATGAGCTTCTTGGTCTCGCCCTCCTTGCCGAGGGCCTTGCCGATCTGCTCGGTCATGACCTGCCACGGCGCCTGGTAGTCCTCGTGGCCCTTCGGCTGGGCGACCACCTTGGCGATCTTGGACAGGGTCTCGTACTGCTCCTTCTTCATGCCCGAGTACTGGGCCACGATCAGGTCCGGCTGGAGTGCCGCGATCTTCTCCATGTTGTACTCGTCGCGCTCGCCGACGATCTGCGGCGGCGTGGAGCCCCACAGGTCCTTGGTCCACGGCCACTTGCCGTAGGGCTGCTCCTTGAACCAGTCCACCGAACCGACCGGCTTGACGCCGAGGGCCAGCACCGCGTCCTGGTCGGACAGACCGAGGGTGACGACCTTCTTCGGTTCCGACTCGATGGTCGTGCTGCCGTACTTGTGCTCGACCGTCACCGGGAAGGCAGCCGAACGCGCCCCCGCCTCCCCGGACGACTCGGACGTGTCCTCGTCCGTGCCGCCGCCGCAGGCGCTGAGCACCAGCGCGGCGACCGCGGCCGCGACCAGTCGGGGGATGTGTCTGACGATCCTCGTCGGACCGGGGCGTGTACCAACGGACACGGGGCAGTTCCTTTCAGGGGGTTTCACGGTGCGCGTCACGTCCGCCCGGTCCGACGCGTCGTACGGGCGGGCGTGAGTGTGGGGAGGTCCGGATCAGAGGGACGAGCCGATCTCGTCGGCGGCGGCCCGCGGCGCGGCGGCGGGCCCCTCGCCCCGGTCGAGGATCGACTGCAGGATCTCGCCGACCCTGACGGCGGTGTTGGAGAGCAGCGACGACGTGATGCCGTGCGTGTGCTCGGTGCCCCCCTGCAGGTAGATGCCGCACCGCAGTTGGGGATCGGTCGCGACGCGGTAGTCACGCTCGACGCGGACGCGGCCCTCGTCGTCACGGTGGCAGAACCGCTGCACCTCGCCGCCGAGAAGACCGAGGGTGTCGGCGGTCCGGTACCCGGTGGCGTAGACGACGACGTCGGCGTCCAGCGGTGTCCGTTCCCCGGTGACCAGCGACTCGACGGTGGTGCGGACCTTG
Coding sequences within it:
- a CDS encoding non-ribosomal peptide synthetase, with the protein product MSPQDTAALTARARQLGLTLGSIVQGGFGLVLGDVAGTHDLVIGTTVSGRQAPVEGIESLVGLLINTVPARLRWRPEQPLAQVLTRFQEEQAELLDHQHLGLADIQRAVGLGELFDALVVVENLPDAGEPADPSGLVRVVGSRIRDSVHYPLALTVHPGERLRLRLEHDPARLGTTAAGRFAARLRALLDQVVTDPGLPVGRLPAQTADERRETLDRLAGEDHATPAGTLHGAFAEQVRRTPDATALVHDDGRTTYAQLDGQATELAGRLVARGMGPETVVAVAVPRSAGALVALLGVLKAGAAYLPVDVDHPAERVRYMLADSGARAVVVTEESWARLPEQHGIAPVFLGHHGAADGEHAVAADVRPDSAAYLMYTSGSTGRPKGVVVTHRAVVAQLSWVAERFGFGPGERVLHQYSTGFDPSVQEIFVPLLTGGTVVIARADGHRDPAYLTELVRREQVTNLDLVPSLYSALLAEDAPGKPWWTGLRRAFSGGEALPAPLAGRWLERTGVPLFNVYGPTEAVIQVTSWEAGAEPDAEGTVPVGRPVWNTRLYVLDRCLRPVAEGEPGELYIAGAQLARGYHGRAALTAERFVADPFRGPAGSLSDGGQGGRMYRTGDMVQFRGDGVLTYLGRTDHQVKIRGNRVELGEIEARLREVPAVGDAVVVARDDDRGVTHLVAYVTAATGATLDIEAVRGTLGASLPAPMVPSRFVELDALPLTPGGKVDHAALPVPGIRRHKGPAVREGRERQLCAIFAAVLGLDEVDADEDFFVLGGDSILSMSVSGRARRAGLAVSPKDVFEHRTPAALAARLDGATGDAAADTSTTGSPTTVADGVGDVPLLPIVHQLREDGGPIGRFNLSMLLQTPADADTGTLTRVLQAVLDHHDALRLTLSRMDLGPAIPALWSARTLDVGAVDAAALLRSVDVQALDDAGLRTVIAAESDSAASRLDPDAGVMLQAVRFDTGGDRPGRLLLVVHHLAVDGVSWRVLLDDLAAAWEAVSKGERPVLEPVPTSLRSFARNIAEQATSPRRQAELPYWAKVLAPGAELVPGAGRTGTAGSASEHVESLTTEETRALLTTVPAASGADVTEVLLAALRIAVSRRRGDGDGDLLVDLERHGRDASDLDLSRTVGWFTGLHPVRLAAAGDALGTLEQVKEFVRSAPDSGAGYGMLRHLNPQLAPAFARLSQAQVLFNYFGRMPAEQARDWAPAVESDALSVEPDPGLAMPYPLQVNAVCADTPRGPELRATWTWPDGDALTEQDVRALGRAWAEALRELIARTSENTGRSLVPADAPLVRLTRAETERVENVSPFPVADIWPLSPLQEGIYFHASYDSSAVDVYTAQDTFDFDHRLDIDLLRAACATLLRRHPSLCAGITSDGLPGPVQFVCPAAELPVPVTEVDLSGLDERERQARLTEIADAGRLRRFDLAAPPLFRLELIRLTGTTDRLMLSHHLVAWDGWSQSLFLDELLSLYETAGDDTALPAPGSYRDHLARLAERDVDAARDTWRRALAGLEEPTHVARDRGERPVIPRRRTLDLPPGLSDRLRTAAREHGLTINAVLSTAWALVLSATVGRHDVVFGTTVAGRPADVPGVESTIGMFLNTVPVRIRLDPEESVADLLRRVQSERAAVMDHEYLGLSELQREGGRGVLFDTLYVLQNFADENAFRQLRERHGITAVESVDATHYPMTLVVDPARALRVKLEYRPDLVDDEQAAAALNRFGTLVERLVGDMSARVGTLDLLLPDERAALLAEWKAGFEPVPDETVADMLAAQVARTPDAVALVFGDRALTYLELDAQINRIARLLIARGAGPEKVVALALPRSIEMVVALFAVLRTGAAYLPLDLDHPADRLRLMVEDTGPLCLLSTTAVAPTLRGPSGPVAPELLLDDPAVTAQLADLPHGSVTDAERPAFAHGVPGRLEHPAYVIHTSGSTGRPKGVVTPYRGLTNMQLNHQKEIFDPAIASAGGRRLRIAHTVSFAFDMSWEELLWLVEGHEVHVCDEDLRRDAEALVAYCDRHRIDVVNVTPTYAQLLIEEGLLDRDETAQDMPDEAAGGTPAQTSGEHGGRHRPALVLLGGEAVSDTVWTRLRRTEDTYGYNLYGPTEYTINTLGGSTSDSPTPTVGVPIRNTRAHVLDAMLRPVPPGCPGELYIAGTGLARGYHDRPGLTAERFVADPFGDPGERMYRTGDLVRQRPDGLLDFLGRTDDQVKIRGHRIELGEVSAALAAHPHVAHAAVVVVTDSAGGKRLAGYVVPEDGAEQGPELVQSLRDHLRAVLPDYMVPAALVAVDTLPLTVNGKLDVKALPAPDVTGPGSVRPPRSPQERTLCALFAEVLGVPEGSVGTDSNFFDLGGHSLLATRLISRARTALSAELAIRDLFEAPTVADLVERATRPAATARPALTAGERPAELPLSHAQQRLWVVQQIECTSAAYNFPLVMRMRGTLDVPAWRAALADVAARHEALRTVFFERDGQVFQRVLPVERAHPVVERLRADEAEVPGIVDAAVNRPFDLATELPLRATILEVAPEDHVVVLLLHHITTDEWSDRPFLHDLATAYAARTRGTAPEWEPLPVQYADYALWQQRLLGDPADAKSLIARQLEFWRTALEGAPEEIELPADRPRPARPAFTGAELDVAFDAEVHHGLKRVARESGASMFMVVHAAVAALLHRMGAGTDVPVGSPIAGRSDEALDDLVGFFVNTLVLRTDMSGDPSFTELLARVRATDLAAFSHADVPFEAVVERLNPARSPARNPLFQVMVGYHNRSDGELRLPGLRVTDVPFRIRSAKFDLVFSFTEQAAADGEEGTLGCRLEYATELFDQESAEQLAECLRRLVAAVAGDPEQPLSRAEILAADERETVLDRFNATTREVQEASLPALFARQVAERPHAVAVVERSESLSYAQLDARSDRIAQLLAARGVVAESVVGVAVPRSADMVATVLAALKLGAAFLPLDLVHPADRLAYMIEDSGAAVVVGTESVAGKIPEVTGVPVVLLDAPDVTAELGRLHGSAVNGLPVSLDQAAYVIYTSGSTGRPKGVVVPHEGISSLVATAVDRMGLERDSNVLQFASIGFDVFVFELSMALCHGGRLVIVPDEARVAGPVLTDFLDEQRITHMILPPSLVSALPAGCELPDGSTVLVGTETVPPDLFERFGATADLIAAYGLTEATVNSTLWPARRSGGPPTGRVPIGRPDPNTACYVLDARLRPVPPGVAGELYVAGRGLARGYLGKSALTAERFVADPFGRPGSRMYRTGDRARWRRDGNLDFLGRVDAQVKIRGFRIELGEIEAALAGHPAIAQAAVVADRKDDIVRLVGYVVPENGSDTGTGPDTGPGALGAARTPSQDRRAASRPALVSSTRRRCAHTSPRCCPSTWCPPSSYRWTVRCR